A single Epinephelus lanceolatus isolate andai-2023 chromosome 22, ASM4190304v1, whole genome shotgun sequence DNA region contains:
- the zfta gene encoding zinc finger translocation-associated protein isoform X1, producing MEEKETGESEPVDLRCAEQAELLSLIISGEEEATQEESDLGEEDGLANGHGEEESEAGMVTPVRSPGTSYWNITEGPDQPLLLSPAPGPSGSKPRVQRASRPGLSRIPGRDHRRYYHEYWRSEYLMDFDPQRHGMICMVCGSSLATLKLSTIKRHIRQKHPDSLLWSAADKEVIRSGWESHLSLGGGQRSFSSAAGPSAQEEEEQLDSDQHAAEPPEPVTPQEQPQQPPSLSPHSEEGEAPQPQVEEQDLPGPSARTLERYLNDSLHAWFRQEFLMEYEAEAGRLLCMVCGGELPSLHLDHIKSHVLDTHPNSLVYSSEEKHCILQAWAQTHEESENSIKSEPNTKDGGVDLYAQEVEAIQINTDLYPEGDGTLTQDTCLIGEDGGVGAPQQGPQPLRQPRKRRLRGGDPWRLRLDYLVAYGPQGRGTFCMVCSQVLHETKVSSFRRHIQECHPETTTLSRQEREAMAAAWTKDYSSEGTQIQDAEINARETDVLNTTRETNEDTSPDVRAHSKMVKKEEGGMSGGKGKARDDGAAATPSRHGHYPGKDQRRNYQVRWRMDYLMDYDCRRHGLICMVCGATLATLKVSTIKRHITQVHPHSLYYSSEQKQQTLLSYNQTALHFIHSDDCFSSQDHGHTELAPAPAHIGT from the exons ATGGAAGAGAAAGAGACGGGGGAGAGCGAGCCTGTGGACCTCCGGTGTGCCGAGCAGGCTGAGCTGCTCTCATTAATAATAAGCGGAGAGGAGGAAGCGACGCAAGAGGAGAGTGACTTGggag AAGAGGATGGTCTTGCCAATGGCCATGGTGAGGAGGAATCAGAGGCTGGCATGgtcacacctgtcaggtctccAGGCACCAGCTACTGGAATATCACAGAGGGACCAGACCAGCCACTGCTCCTCTCCCCAGCCCCTGGGCCCTCTGGATCTAAACCCAGGGTCCAGAGGGCCTCACGTCCCGGCCTGAGCCGGATCCCAGGCCGCGACCACCGCCGCTACTACCACGAGTACTGGCGCAGTGAGTACCTGATGGACTTTGACCCCCAGCGGCATGGGATGATCTGCATGGTGTGCGGCAGCTCACTGGCTACTCTAAAGCTCAGCACCATCAAGAGGCACATCCGACAAAAGCACCCTGACTCCCTCCTGTGGAGCGCTGCCGACAAAGAGGTCATCCGCTCAGGGTGGGAGAGCCACCTGAGCCTGgggggaggtcagaggtcattcAGCTCTGCTGCTGGACCTTCAGCTcaggaagaagaggagcagCTGGACTCAGACCAACATGCTGCTG AACCCCCAGAGCCTGTGACGCCCCAGGAGCAGCCACAACAACCCCCCAGTCTGTCTCCCCACTCTGAGGAGGGTGAAGCCCCCCAGCCCCAGGTGGAGGAGCAGGACCTCCCCGGGCCGTCAGCCCGCACCCTGGAACGCTACCTGAATGACTCGCTGCACGCCTGGTTCCGCCAGGAGTTCCTGATGGAGTATGAGGCGGAGGCCGGCCGGCTGCTGTGCATGGTGTGTGGAGGAGAACTGCCCTCACTCCATCTGGACCACATCAAGAGCCACGTGCTGGACACCCACCCCAACTCCTTGGTCTACAGCTCCGAGGAGAAGCACTGCATCCTGCAGGCCTGGGCTCAGACTCATG AAGAGTCAGAAAACTCAATCAAATCAGAGCCCAACACCAAAGATGGCGGGGTGGACCTCTATGCTCAGGAAGTGGAGGCCATCCAGATCAACACTGACTTGTACCCAGAAGGCGATGGCACTTTAACTCAGGACACTTGTCTTATTGGTGAGGATGGAGGCGTCGGAGCTCCACAGCAGGGACCCCAGCCCCTCCGCCAGCCCAGGAAGAGGCGGCTGCGTGGGGGTGACCCATGGCGGCTCCGCCTCGACTACCTGGTGGCCTACGGACCTCAGGGTCGGGGCACGTTCTGCATGGTGTGTTCTCAGGTCCTGCACGAAACCAAGGTCAGCAGCTTCCGCCGCCACATCCAGGAATGTCATCCCGAGACGACAACCCTGAGCCGACAAGAAAGGGAAGCCATGGCTGCTGCCTGGACCAAAGATTATTCTAGTGAAGGCACGCAAATACAAGATG CAGAAATCAACGCGAGAGAAACTGATGTCCTAAATACCACAAGAGAGACGAATGAGGACACCTCCCCTGATGTCAGAGCACACAGCAAAATGGTgaagaaagaggagggaggCATGAGTGGAGGGAAGGGTAAAGCGAGGGACGACGGTGCTGCAGCCACGCCCTCTCGTCACGGCCATTACCCTGGGAAAGACCAGAGGAGGAACTACCAGGTGCGCTGGCGGATGGATTACCTGATGGATTACGACTGTCGCAGACACGGGCTCATCTGCATGGTGTGTGGAGCCACTCTGGCCACTCTGAAGGTCAGCACCATCAAGAGGCACATCACGCAGGTACACCCCCACTCTCTGTACTACAGCTCGGAGCAGAAGCAGCAGACCCTGCTGAGCTACAACCAGACGGCCCTGCACTTCATCCACTCTGACGACTGCTTCTCCTCCCAGGACCACGGACATACCGAGCTGGCTCCTGCTCCAGCACACATTGGCACTTAG
- the zfta gene encoding zinc finger translocation-associated protein isoform X2, producing the protein MEEKETGESEPVDLRCAEQAELLSLIISGEEEATQEESDLGEEDGLANGHGEEESEAGMVTPVRSPGTSYWNITEGPDQPLLLSPAPGPSGSKPRVQRASRPGLSRIPGRDHRRYYHEYWRSEYLMDFDPQRHGMICMVCGSSLATLKLSTIKRHIRQKHPDSLLWSAADKEVIRSGWESHLSLGGGQRSFSSAAGPSAQEEEEQLDSDQHAAEPPEPVTPQEQPQQPPSLSPHSEEGEAPQPQVEEQDLPGPSARTLERYLNDSLHAWFRQEFLMEYEAEAGRLLCMVCGGELPSLHLDHIKSHVLDTHPNSLVYSSEEKHCILQAWAQTHEESENSIKSEPNTKDGGVDLYAQEVEAIQINTDLYPEGDGTLTQDTCLIGEDGGVGAPQQGPQPLRQPRKRRLRGGDPWRLRLDYLVAYGPQGRGTFCMVCSQVLHETKVSSFRRHIQECHPETTTLSRQEREAMAAAWTKDYSSEGTQIQDEINARETDVLNTTRETNEDTSPDVRAHSKMVKKEEGGMSGGKGKARDDGAAATPSRHGHYPGKDQRRNYQVRWRMDYLMDYDCRRHGLICMVCGATLATLKVSTIKRHITQVHPHSLYYSSEQKQQTLLSYNQTALHFIHSDDCFSSQDHGHTELAPAPAHIGT; encoded by the exons ATGGAAGAGAAAGAGACGGGGGAGAGCGAGCCTGTGGACCTCCGGTGTGCCGAGCAGGCTGAGCTGCTCTCATTAATAATAAGCGGAGAGGAGGAAGCGACGCAAGAGGAGAGTGACTTGggag AAGAGGATGGTCTTGCCAATGGCCATGGTGAGGAGGAATCAGAGGCTGGCATGgtcacacctgtcaggtctccAGGCACCAGCTACTGGAATATCACAGAGGGACCAGACCAGCCACTGCTCCTCTCCCCAGCCCCTGGGCCCTCTGGATCTAAACCCAGGGTCCAGAGGGCCTCACGTCCCGGCCTGAGCCGGATCCCAGGCCGCGACCACCGCCGCTACTACCACGAGTACTGGCGCAGTGAGTACCTGATGGACTTTGACCCCCAGCGGCATGGGATGATCTGCATGGTGTGCGGCAGCTCACTGGCTACTCTAAAGCTCAGCACCATCAAGAGGCACATCCGACAAAAGCACCCTGACTCCCTCCTGTGGAGCGCTGCCGACAAAGAGGTCATCCGCTCAGGGTGGGAGAGCCACCTGAGCCTGgggggaggtcagaggtcattcAGCTCTGCTGCTGGACCTTCAGCTcaggaagaagaggagcagCTGGACTCAGACCAACATGCTGCTG AACCCCCAGAGCCTGTGACGCCCCAGGAGCAGCCACAACAACCCCCCAGTCTGTCTCCCCACTCTGAGGAGGGTGAAGCCCCCCAGCCCCAGGTGGAGGAGCAGGACCTCCCCGGGCCGTCAGCCCGCACCCTGGAACGCTACCTGAATGACTCGCTGCACGCCTGGTTCCGCCAGGAGTTCCTGATGGAGTATGAGGCGGAGGCCGGCCGGCTGCTGTGCATGGTGTGTGGAGGAGAACTGCCCTCACTCCATCTGGACCACATCAAGAGCCACGTGCTGGACACCCACCCCAACTCCTTGGTCTACAGCTCCGAGGAGAAGCACTGCATCCTGCAGGCCTGGGCTCAGACTCATG AAGAGTCAGAAAACTCAATCAAATCAGAGCCCAACACCAAAGATGGCGGGGTGGACCTCTATGCTCAGGAAGTGGAGGCCATCCAGATCAACACTGACTTGTACCCAGAAGGCGATGGCACTTTAACTCAGGACACTTGTCTTATTGGTGAGGATGGAGGCGTCGGAGCTCCACAGCAGGGACCCCAGCCCCTCCGCCAGCCCAGGAAGAGGCGGCTGCGTGGGGGTGACCCATGGCGGCTCCGCCTCGACTACCTGGTGGCCTACGGACCTCAGGGTCGGGGCACGTTCTGCATGGTGTGTTCTCAGGTCCTGCACGAAACCAAGGTCAGCAGCTTCCGCCGCCACATCCAGGAATGTCATCCCGAGACGACAACCCTGAGCCGACAAGAAAGGGAAGCCATGGCTGCTGCCTGGACCAAAGATTATTCTAGTGAAGGCACGCAAATACAAGATG AAATCAACGCGAGAGAAACTGATGTCCTAAATACCACAAGAGAGACGAATGAGGACACCTCCCCTGATGTCAGAGCACACAGCAAAATGGTgaagaaagaggagggaggCATGAGTGGAGGGAAGGGTAAAGCGAGGGACGACGGTGCTGCAGCCACGCCCTCTCGTCACGGCCATTACCCTGGGAAAGACCAGAGGAGGAACTACCAGGTGCGCTGGCGGATGGATTACCTGATGGATTACGACTGTCGCAGACACGGGCTCATCTGCATGGTGTGTGGAGCCACTCTGGCCACTCTGAAGGTCAGCACCATCAAGAGGCACATCACGCAGGTACACCCCCACTCTCTGTACTACAGCTCGGAGCAGAAGCAGCAGACCCTGCTGAGCTACAACCAGACGGCCCTGCACTTCATCCACTCTGACGACTGCTTCTCCTCCCAGGACCACGGACATACCGAGCTGGCTCCTGCTCCAGCACACATTGGCACTTAG
- the zfta gene encoding zinc finger translocation-associated protein isoform X4, producing the protein MEEKETGESEPVDLRCAEQAELLSLIISGEEEATQEESDLGEDGLANGHGEEESEAGMVTPVRSPGTSYWNITEGPDQPLLLSPAPGPSGSKPRVQRASRPGLSRIPGRDHRRYYHEYWRSEYLMDFDPQRHGMICMVCGSSLATLKLSTIKRHIRQKHPDSLLWSAADKEVIRSGWESHLSLGGGQRSFSSAAGPSAQEEEEQLDSDQHAAEPPEPVTPQEQPQQPPSLSPHSEEGEAPQPQVEEQDLPGPSARTLERYLNDSLHAWFRQEFLMEYEAEAGRLLCMVCGGELPSLHLDHIKSHVLDTHPNSLVYSSEEKHCILQAWAQTHEESENSIKSEPNTKDGGVDLYAQEVEAIQINTDLYPEGDGTLTQDTCLIGEDGGVGAPQQGPQPLRQPRKRRLRGGDPWRLRLDYLVAYGPQGRGTFCMVCSQVLHETKVSSFRRHIQECHPETTTLSRQEREAMAAAWTKDYSSEGTQIQDEINARETDVLNTTRETNEDTSPDVRAHSKMVKKEEGGMSGGKGKARDDGAAATPSRHGHYPGKDQRRNYQVRWRMDYLMDYDCRRHGLICMVCGATLATLKVSTIKRHITQVHPHSLYYSSEQKQQTLLSYNQTALHFIHSDDCFSSQDHGHTELAPAPAHIGT; encoded by the exons ATGGAAGAGAAAGAGACGGGGGAGAGCGAGCCTGTGGACCTCCGGTGTGCCGAGCAGGCTGAGCTGCTCTCATTAATAATAAGCGGAGAGGAGGAAGCGACGCAAGAGGAGAGTGACTTGggag AGGATGGTCTTGCCAATGGCCATGGTGAGGAGGAATCAGAGGCTGGCATGgtcacacctgtcaggtctccAGGCACCAGCTACTGGAATATCACAGAGGGACCAGACCAGCCACTGCTCCTCTCCCCAGCCCCTGGGCCCTCTGGATCTAAACCCAGGGTCCAGAGGGCCTCACGTCCCGGCCTGAGCCGGATCCCAGGCCGCGACCACCGCCGCTACTACCACGAGTACTGGCGCAGTGAGTACCTGATGGACTTTGACCCCCAGCGGCATGGGATGATCTGCATGGTGTGCGGCAGCTCACTGGCTACTCTAAAGCTCAGCACCATCAAGAGGCACATCCGACAAAAGCACCCTGACTCCCTCCTGTGGAGCGCTGCCGACAAAGAGGTCATCCGCTCAGGGTGGGAGAGCCACCTGAGCCTGgggggaggtcagaggtcattcAGCTCTGCTGCTGGACCTTCAGCTcaggaagaagaggagcagCTGGACTCAGACCAACATGCTGCTG AACCCCCAGAGCCTGTGACGCCCCAGGAGCAGCCACAACAACCCCCCAGTCTGTCTCCCCACTCTGAGGAGGGTGAAGCCCCCCAGCCCCAGGTGGAGGAGCAGGACCTCCCCGGGCCGTCAGCCCGCACCCTGGAACGCTACCTGAATGACTCGCTGCACGCCTGGTTCCGCCAGGAGTTCCTGATGGAGTATGAGGCGGAGGCCGGCCGGCTGCTGTGCATGGTGTGTGGAGGAGAACTGCCCTCACTCCATCTGGACCACATCAAGAGCCACGTGCTGGACACCCACCCCAACTCCTTGGTCTACAGCTCCGAGGAGAAGCACTGCATCCTGCAGGCCTGGGCTCAGACTCATG AAGAGTCAGAAAACTCAATCAAATCAGAGCCCAACACCAAAGATGGCGGGGTGGACCTCTATGCTCAGGAAGTGGAGGCCATCCAGATCAACACTGACTTGTACCCAGAAGGCGATGGCACTTTAACTCAGGACACTTGTCTTATTGGTGAGGATGGAGGCGTCGGAGCTCCACAGCAGGGACCCCAGCCCCTCCGCCAGCCCAGGAAGAGGCGGCTGCGTGGGGGTGACCCATGGCGGCTCCGCCTCGACTACCTGGTGGCCTACGGACCTCAGGGTCGGGGCACGTTCTGCATGGTGTGTTCTCAGGTCCTGCACGAAACCAAGGTCAGCAGCTTCCGCCGCCACATCCAGGAATGTCATCCCGAGACGACAACCCTGAGCCGACAAGAAAGGGAAGCCATGGCTGCTGCCTGGACCAAAGATTATTCTAGTGAAGGCACGCAAATACAAGATG AAATCAACGCGAGAGAAACTGATGTCCTAAATACCACAAGAGAGACGAATGAGGACACCTCCCCTGATGTCAGAGCACACAGCAAAATGGTgaagaaagaggagggaggCATGAGTGGAGGGAAGGGTAAAGCGAGGGACGACGGTGCTGCAGCCACGCCCTCTCGTCACGGCCATTACCCTGGGAAAGACCAGAGGAGGAACTACCAGGTGCGCTGGCGGATGGATTACCTGATGGATTACGACTGTCGCAGACACGGGCTCATCTGCATGGTGTGTGGAGCCACTCTGGCCACTCTGAAGGTCAGCACCATCAAGAGGCACATCACGCAGGTACACCCCCACTCTCTGTACTACAGCTCGGAGCAGAAGCAGCAGACCCTGCTGAGCTACAACCAGACGGCCCTGCACTTCATCCACTCTGACGACTGCTTCTCCTCCCAGGACCACGGACATACCGAGCTGGCTCCTGCTCCAGCACACATTGGCACTTAG
- the zfta gene encoding zinc finger translocation-associated protein isoform X3: MEEKETGESEPVDLRCAEQAELLSLIISGEEEATQEESDLGEDGLANGHGEEESEAGMVTPVRSPGTSYWNITEGPDQPLLLSPAPGPSGSKPRVQRASRPGLSRIPGRDHRRYYHEYWRSEYLMDFDPQRHGMICMVCGSSLATLKLSTIKRHIRQKHPDSLLWSAADKEVIRSGWESHLSLGGGQRSFSSAAGPSAQEEEEQLDSDQHAAEPPEPVTPQEQPQQPPSLSPHSEEGEAPQPQVEEQDLPGPSARTLERYLNDSLHAWFRQEFLMEYEAEAGRLLCMVCGGELPSLHLDHIKSHVLDTHPNSLVYSSEEKHCILQAWAQTHEESENSIKSEPNTKDGGVDLYAQEVEAIQINTDLYPEGDGTLTQDTCLIGEDGGVGAPQQGPQPLRQPRKRRLRGGDPWRLRLDYLVAYGPQGRGTFCMVCSQVLHETKVSSFRRHIQECHPETTTLSRQEREAMAAAWTKDYSSEGTQIQDAEINARETDVLNTTRETNEDTSPDVRAHSKMVKKEEGGMSGGKGKARDDGAAATPSRHGHYPGKDQRRNYQVRWRMDYLMDYDCRRHGLICMVCGATLATLKVSTIKRHITQVHPHSLYYSSEQKQQTLLSYNQTALHFIHSDDCFSSQDHGHTELAPAPAHIGT; encoded by the exons ATGGAAGAGAAAGAGACGGGGGAGAGCGAGCCTGTGGACCTCCGGTGTGCCGAGCAGGCTGAGCTGCTCTCATTAATAATAAGCGGAGAGGAGGAAGCGACGCAAGAGGAGAGTGACTTGggag AGGATGGTCTTGCCAATGGCCATGGTGAGGAGGAATCAGAGGCTGGCATGgtcacacctgtcaggtctccAGGCACCAGCTACTGGAATATCACAGAGGGACCAGACCAGCCACTGCTCCTCTCCCCAGCCCCTGGGCCCTCTGGATCTAAACCCAGGGTCCAGAGGGCCTCACGTCCCGGCCTGAGCCGGATCCCAGGCCGCGACCACCGCCGCTACTACCACGAGTACTGGCGCAGTGAGTACCTGATGGACTTTGACCCCCAGCGGCATGGGATGATCTGCATGGTGTGCGGCAGCTCACTGGCTACTCTAAAGCTCAGCACCATCAAGAGGCACATCCGACAAAAGCACCCTGACTCCCTCCTGTGGAGCGCTGCCGACAAAGAGGTCATCCGCTCAGGGTGGGAGAGCCACCTGAGCCTGgggggaggtcagaggtcattcAGCTCTGCTGCTGGACCTTCAGCTcaggaagaagaggagcagCTGGACTCAGACCAACATGCTGCTG AACCCCCAGAGCCTGTGACGCCCCAGGAGCAGCCACAACAACCCCCCAGTCTGTCTCCCCACTCTGAGGAGGGTGAAGCCCCCCAGCCCCAGGTGGAGGAGCAGGACCTCCCCGGGCCGTCAGCCCGCACCCTGGAACGCTACCTGAATGACTCGCTGCACGCCTGGTTCCGCCAGGAGTTCCTGATGGAGTATGAGGCGGAGGCCGGCCGGCTGCTGTGCATGGTGTGTGGAGGAGAACTGCCCTCACTCCATCTGGACCACATCAAGAGCCACGTGCTGGACACCCACCCCAACTCCTTGGTCTACAGCTCCGAGGAGAAGCACTGCATCCTGCAGGCCTGGGCTCAGACTCATG AAGAGTCAGAAAACTCAATCAAATCAGAGCCCAACACCAAAGATGGCGGGGTGGACCTCTATGCTCAGGAAGTGGAGGCCATCCAGATCAACACTGACTTGTACCCAGAAGGCGATGGCACTTTAACTCAGGACACTTGTCTTATTGGTGAGGATGGAGGCGTCGGAGCTCCACAGCAGGGACCCCAGCCCCTCCGCCAGCCCAGGAAGAGGCGGCTGCGTGGGGGTGACCCATGGCGGCTCCGCCTCGACTACCTGGTGGCCTACGGACCTCAGGGTCGGGGCACGTTCTGCATGGTGTGTTCTCAGGTCCTGCACGAAACCAAGGTCAGCAGCTTCCGCCGCCACATCCAGGAATGTCATCCCGAGACGACAACCCTGAGCCGACAAGAAAGGGAAGCCATGGCTGCTGCCTGGACCAAAGATTATTCTAGTGAAGGCACGCAAATACAAGATG CAGAAATCAACGCGAGAGAAACTGATGTCCTAAATACCACAAGAGAGACGAATGAGGACACCTCCCCTGATGTCAGAGCACACAGCAAAATGGTgaagaaagaggagggaggCATGAGTGGAGGGAAGGGTAAAGCGAGGGACGACGGTGCTGCAGCCACGCCCTCTCGTCACGGCCATTACCCTGGGAAAGACCAGAGGAGGAACTACCAGGTGCGCTGGCGGATGGATTACCTGATGGATTACGACTGTCGCAGACACGGGCTCATCTGCATGGTGTGTGGAGCCACTCTGGCCACTCTGAAGGTCAGCACCATCAAGAGGCACATCACGCAGGTACACCCCCACTCTCTGTACTACAGCTCGGAGCAGAAGCAGCAGACCCTGCTGAGCTACAACCAGACGGCCCTGCACTTCATCCACTCTGACGACTGCTTCTCCTCCCAGGACCACGGACATACCGAGCTGGCTCCTGCTCCAGCACACATTGGCACTTAG